A window of Bacteroidales bacterium contains these coding sequences:
- a CDS encoding FKBP-type peptidyl-prolyl cis-trans isomerase produces MESELDTVSYALGADVANSLKDRNGLTELNYEAFVKGMREAFEQDELSMGEAERRNRIRTYLKQLSQRRNQENLKKGEEFLAENKENDDVSVTESGLQYEVIEEGSGVSPDANDTVKVHYIGKTIDGDTFDSSVERDEPATFAVNQVIEGWTEGLQLMKEGAKYKLFIPTDLAYGTRVQPGGEIEPNEALIFEVELLEVNKVPGTEPKGQNTQQ; encoded by the coding sequence ATGGAGTCAGAACTGGATACCGTTAGTTATGCACTGGGTGCGGATGTAGCAAATAGCTTAAAAGACAGAAACGGACTTACAGAACTCAATTATGAGGCATTTGTAAAAGGAATGCGTGAGGCCTTTGAACAAGATGAGTTAAGTATGGGTGAGGCTGAGAGAAGAAACAGGATCAGAACCTACCTCAAACAATTGTCTCAGAGAAGAAATCAGGAAAACCTTAAGAAGGGAGAGGAATTTCTTGCTGAAAATAAGGAAAATGACGATGTATCAGTTACCGAAAGTGGTTTGCAATATGAGGTAATCGAGGAAGGATCGGGTGTTAGTCCTGATGCCAACGATACCGTGAAGGTCCATTATATCGGAAAGACTATTGATGGCGATACTTTTGATAGTTCTGTTGAAAGAGATGAACCGGCTACTTTTGCTGTAAATCAAGTAATCGAAGGATGGACTGAAGGCCTTCAGCTAATGAAAGAAGGCGCCAAATATAAATTATTTATTCCTACCGATTTGGCTTATGGAACCCGTGTACAACCAGGAGGAGAAATTGAGCCCAATGAGGCTTTAATTTTTGAAGTGGAATTACTGGAAGTCAATAAAGTGCCGGGAACTGAACCGAAAGGCCAAAATACCCAACAGTAA